GGGGACAATCATCATACACCCGATGGATCCGGATGTCCGACTCATCGCGTCGGCCATAAACGCTCCGCCCCCTTCGTGTGTGACCAGAATAGGTTCAATCTGTTTAGATTTATTCAGTTCATCATAAATCTCAGTATTGTGAACTCCGGGAATTCCAAAAGTGTGGGTAACCCCTACCTGCTCCAAAGAAAAAACAGTAAGTTGCGCGCCGGTCTTTTTCATCACATTCCTCGTTTTGAGTGCATTTAGATATTTAAAAAAATCATTATGAACTTTCCCCTCCTTCTCAAGGAGGGGATTAAGGGGTGGTTAGTTTTACTATATCAAAACTGAAATAATTAATCCGTTCAGTTTTTTATGTTTCTCGCTGAATCTCGCAGATGAATTCGCAGAGTACACTGAAATTCTGAATTTCTATCAATTCAACATAAAAAGAGAGCATTCTTCATCTTAAGAAACAAAAGAATTCAAACACCCCTCTTAATCTCCCCTTTTTAGGGGAGATTTGCATTGCTGATCTCAGAGATTAGTTCACATCCAACCCCGCTTCTTTCCCAGCCACCCTTCCGGTCAGAATACAACCACCCAGAAATGTGCCTTCCAAAGACCTAAGCCCGTGAATACCGCCTCCACCAAACCCGGCCGCTTCACCTGCAGCATAGAGTCTGGGAATCGGTTCACCGGTTGCATTCAACACTCTGCTTTGGAGATCGGTCTGAATTCCACCCAGGCTTTTACGGGCTAAAATAAACTCCCGTATCGCAATCAGCGGATAGGCTTTTTCATCATCAATCTGTTGAAACTTGCAGGTTCGTAGGCGATCTCCCATAAATTGTCTCAAATGTGCAATTCTCCTCAGCTGCTCATCATTCATATACTTTTTACCCCGGGAGATATTCTCATCATACGACCGGACCTCCTGCTCAAGCAACTCTCCATCAACTGATTGGTTTCCGTTCAATTCGTTCATCTTCTGCGCTAGTTCAGAAACAGAGTTTGCCGTCACAATATCGATGCTTTCTCCCAGCAGCCGGTTCGTCAATTTCTTGTTTCCAAACAGAAGCGTTTTGATCACCTCAAGACGTTTTTTATCGCGAAATGCAGTCATATACTCCGATCCCGAAACAGCCAGTTCCCGTTCCATAATTTTCCTGTTCATCACCTGCCAGGAGTATTGACCGGGCTGCTTGCAAATCTGCTCCACCAGATAGCGAGTGTCGTACGAGGTCACAAGCGGAATCGGGCCTATTCGCTTTCCATGTGCATTTACCCAAAGCGCCGATTTTGGCGGAATCAGGCTCAGCCCGTGGTGCGGTTTTCTGGGATTTGGGTGATGTATCCCCGCAGCGTAGTGAAACTGTTTTTCGAGATGCGTTACATTTCCACCTGCCTTTTTCACGGATCGATGCATACCTCCATCCGCGTATTTGTGGGAACCGGTTAGCATTTTTTCAGGCGGATCACCCCACGGCTTGTACCAGTGCTTGCGAACTACATCCAGGTCACCACAGATACCGCCCGCAGCAATAATCACCGCACCGGATTCCACGCGGAATTTCGTTTGGTCCGCTTCAATTAAACCGTGACAGCCGGTTATTTCCCCATCCTGCGAATCCAAGTCCTCCACTTTATGATTGTAATGAATCGTCAGGTTACCACGATTGGGATGTTCATCCATATGATGAATCAGGGCTTCCATCAGTCCGTGACCTGTTCCCCAGGTGATGTGCCAGCGCGGGACGGAATTCCCCGGTTTGAAGAGTCCACGCTCCGGCCAGTTGACCATCGCCAGAAATGAAACTCCGCGATTTTTCAGCCATTCATAGATATACTCCAACGAACTGTAAGTATAAAACTCCGCCCACTTTTTCGGCCAGTCTGCATCTTCTTCAAACTCAGCGAAAGATGTCCAGTCTTTAAGCGCCAGCTCAGGTGTGTCATTGATCTTCATCCTTTTCTGCTCAGGTGTGCCGATCATACAGATGCCGCCAAACGACCACCTTGCCAGTCCACCCAGATTCTCTTCATCATCCCGATCCAGAATTAACACTTTTTTGTTCTGATCGAGCAGTTCAATAGCAGAAACTATCCCGGCAATTCCTCCACCCACAATGGCTACATCTGCTTTGTATAGTTGATTACCCATAAAACAGCATTCAATTTCTAAATGTAGTTTGAAATAGTCACATAAATACTTTAAAAACCAACTAAAATCTTCGTTTATGTTAAATCAGAATAAACATGGTTATCCTTTTCGTTTCTCGCAAATTAGCGCAGATAAATCCGCAGAACCTCGCAGAATTTCTGCGTAACTTTGTGAGAATGGAATCAGATGTCATTTAATGCTATGTATAAATTTCATTAATCTATCTCGTTTTTGACAGTAGTGAATTAGTGTAATTGAATTTCATTACACTATCAGACATATCACTCTACTTATTCTTAAACCGGCCAACATTTGAAAAAAGTGTCCAAAATGAGATAAACAAAACCGCAAATAATCCGAACGAAACAGTTGACCCGAACGACAAATCGAACTCGGTAATACCTTCGATTAATCCGGCTAACAACCCACTCATAAAACCTGCTGACACAATTGTAACCCCAAAGCGCATTAACCGATCAATGAAATCAGTATTCGGATACTTCTCTGTGGAGAACCTTTCCCTTATTGATGAGCCATCCGTCTCTGAACGGTCTTGATCCGGTGTTTTACGCTTTTTTGTCTTCTCCGTTTCCATAATTCGTTTCTATGAATCTCAATTTTCAAATTCAGAGTAATTGTTTTTCATTACATTAACAAAAATGTACCGATCGATTTGCCGGTACGTATCGATATTATGAATAATTCAAATTTCCTGGAAATGCTGAAAGTTGCTGTTGCTCAAATAACTCCTGTATGGCTTGATAAAGCCGGTACCCTCAAAAAAGTAAAAGAACAGATCCAGCAAGCCGGGAAGGCTGAGGCCGACCTTGTTGTATTTGGAGAGGGAGTTGTTCCCGGATATCCTCATTGGATCGGTTATACTGACGGTGCCGCATGGGACTCAAAGGTTCAAAAAGAGATCCATGCCCACTACGCTAAAAATGCCGTACAGATTGAGAATGGAGATCTCAATGAGATCTGCCATCTCGCTCAGATCTATGAAATTTCGGTCTATTTGGGTATCATCGAACGACCCGCCGATCGTGGCGGTCATAGCCTCTACTGTTCCCTGGTCTATATTGATCAGACCGGAGAGATTAAATCGGTTCACAGAAAACTGCAGCCAACCTATGAGGAACGGCTGACCTGGTCACCCGGAGATGGAAATGGACTTCAAGTTCATCAGCTGGGAGAATTTACGGTGGGCGGACTGAACTGCTGGGAAAACTGGATGCCACTCCCCCGCGCAGCACTCTATGGACAGGGCGAAAATCTGCACGTGGCAGTCTGGCCGGGAAGCTACAGAAATACGCACGACATTACACGTTTTATCGCTAAGGAATCGCGTTCATACGTGATCTCCTGTTCCGCACTCATGACCAAAGAGGATTTCCCAAAAGACATTCCTCACTACGACCTGATTATGGAGAATGTGCCTGATGTGCTCACTGATGGCGGATCATGTATATCCGATCCCAGAGGCGAGTGGATTGTGGAACCCGTTCAAAACGAGGAGAAGCTGATCACTGCTGAAATTGACATCAACCGGGTTCTTGAAGAGCGACAGAATTTCGATCCAAGCGGACACTATTCACGTCCTGATGTAACCAAACTGACGGTGAATCGGGAAAGGCAGTCCGTTGTACATTTAAAGGACGAATAAATTCACTCTAGCATATCCTCATTTGCAGTTTACGAGTTACAACATATCACCGAAACAAATTCCACAACTGGCTTTTAGTCTGATTCTGATTTCAGTTCTCTCAATTTCAGATGCAGTAGCCCAGGACTGGCGTTTTTCAGCCGGATATTCCATTCAGCGATATGGACTCGAAATTACACCCAATCCCGATTATCTGGGTGACATTAGCTTTACTCAAAAAGGCGTTCTGGAATTGGAGCTCGAGAAATATTTTGCCCATCACATCTACCTTAGCGGAAATGGTGGAGTTTTAATTAATAACAGTGAATCTGCTTTTCACGGCGGCCCAATTAACTTTAACCGTACATCCATTGGGTTGAATCTCGGTTTACAGTGGAACAGACTTGGACTCTATACTGGTGTTCACGGCGCTTATTCGTGGAATATGAATTTCCGAGGATATTCTACAGATGACTATGATTCATCGATTTATTGGATTGAGTCTGACAAAAATGATGAACTTTTCAGTGGTGGTTTTACAGTTGGAGCAAAGTATTATCTGCTCAATTTTTTCAGATTACATGCAGAGATAAAGTCACATCACTACTCTCAACATACCATCCGACCCAATCCGGATTCACCATACATTCCAACTACTTCAGAAATTCAATTCAGGCCGGTTACCGTTTCCCTGGGTTTTTCAATCAGTATTCCCTGGCACAGCAAAAGCAAACTGGAAAAGTATAATAGCGGTTCAAGGTCATCACCACTGATGAGTGTAAGCGGATTGCAGATACAATCTCCGATGGAAAGAAGTATAGTAACTTCGCCCTTTGGTTACCGATGGGGACGTCCCCATGAAGGTATCGACCTGGACGCCGATCGAGGAGATCAAGTGCTGTCTGCAGCAGATGGTGTAGTTGAAGAAACCAGTTATTCAGCCAGCTATGGCCGGAAAATTGTAATTCGACACGGCAGGGAATACACTTCAACATATGCCCATTTAAATGAAATTTCAGTTCAGGAAGGTGATCGGGTTAGAAGGGGTCAAGTGATTGGGCAAGCGGGCAATAGTGGTAATGTTACCGGTGTTCATCTGCACTTCGAAATAAGAAAAAACGGGCACCCTGTTGACCCTCAGGATTACATACGTTTCTGACGCATCAATACAACAGTTGTAAAATCTGCTCAAAAATGTATTCTAACTTGATATCGATCTCCCAATTTATGTAATTGTTTGAGACGGCCTTCAAAAATTCGTTGAATTATCGTTGTGTGTTCAAGTTTACTAACGAATTCAACTTCTAAGCTCTGCAAAAATCCCCAATCATCTAACAGACATCTCTATGCCTAAAGCTACTATTTTCTCTTCATTTATCATTTCTATGCTCACCTTTCTGGCAGTCTCGGTTTATTCCGGTGACGTAAAGGGACAGTCAGATTCAGATATTTACTTGATTTCGGATGAACTCAATGACCGGGCAAAGAATCTTCAGGCTTTAGTTGAGTACATGGACGAAAAGGGTTACAACTTTAAACCTTTGGTAGAAGATTCAAGGTTTGAGCTGTATGAAGGTATAACCGAAAGGTTTACAAGTTCAGCAGAGCGCAGAACCCCCACCCTGGACGAATACAAACAAATACTCGGCTTTGACGCTAAAAAAAGTGAAATCCAGCAGTTTATCGTCAACAATCAGGAACAGTTGATAAAGGCTGAGCAGGAGTATGATATTCCCCGATATGTAATTGCCGCAATTATTGGTGTTGAATCAGATTTTGGAAGAAACATCGGTTCTTACAATCCTTTGAATGCCTATGTATCGATGATTGCTGAAGATTATCGAACAGAATTTGCCCGTGCCCAACTGGAAGAGCTTTTAAAATTTACTGAGCGTCATGAATTGGATGTTTTTGAACTGAAATCGAGTTATGCCGGGGCAATGACATTTGCCCAATTTATCCCGTACTCCTTAAACCGCTGGTGGGTTGGGTCTGAACTATTTAATATGGATAATAATATTCTATCTGTAGCCAACTACCTCGCTCACTTCAAAAATGTTACCGGAAGTGTGGAACGGGCGGTTTATCGGTATAATCCGAGCCAGCTTTATACGGATGCGGTTCTGTCACTCGCTTCTGATGCCGAGCAGATGTTTGAGTAATTTTTTGTAAGCACTCATTAATCTATTAATACCAGACCTGTCAGGTTTCCAAAACCTGACAGGTCTTTTTTTTGAAACGCCAATAAACTCCGCTTCACTAAGTTTCACGAAAAATTCTTAATGCACTTATTCCCTATTCTAACGATCCGCCAGTGGCGGATCCAATGTCATTAGCCCCGGCTGAAAGTCGGGGAATAGCGTCAGTATCAAATTAAGAACCCCAAACGGGGTTCAATGCTACTTCTTCGTGAAACTTCGAGATTACCTGCCTTCGTGGCAAATTCAACCCGACACTAATTAGCACCAAACAAAAAAGGACAGCCTGAATGAATCAAACTGTCCTTATTCTGGTAATTCAAATTTATAGAGACGCTGTCAGGTACCGAATGCTTTCGGCACGCTGACAGGTCATTGCATTAGTTGCCCAACATCTGTAATCCCGGTAGGCCTGTTGGCTCGGGCGACTGAAATGGAAACGGCCCGACTGTTTGCATTCTCGGCCACACCTCATTGAGTGTATCACCCTCATACAGACGGCCATTCTTCATCACCATGTTTATGCTGTCAGAATTTCTAAGATTATCCAGCGGGTTACGGTCCAGAATGACAAGGTCAGCCAGCTTACCCGACTCAATAGATCCGACATCACCATCCAGTCCAAGTGCCTCAGCCCCCTGAATGGTGGCGATTCTCAACGCTTTGTGAGGATCCACATCATCCCAGGCCATTGCCCAAAGCTCCCAGTGGTAACCGAGTCCCTGCAGCTGGCCGTGACTACCCACACCGTTCATTCCACCTGCATCGTAGATATCCTCCACAATTCGCGAATGGCGATCCATCACGTAAGCATCATCATGAAACCATCCTGCACTTCTTCGGAGCGCTTTACCTTCAAGCTCTGCCCGCGGTGTGAAATACTGCAGTTTTGGATTATTTGCTGCATCCTCATGGGCATAAAAATAGTTTTCCGCCCACGGTCCACCATATGTAACAAGCAGTGTCGGTGTATAAGCCATTTGCGACTCGGCCGTCACCTTGATCACATCTTTATATACCGGCGAAATTGGGTAGTTATGCTCCTGCCCCGGATAGCCATCAATCAGCATCGTCATGTTCAGCTTCATGTTGAGCGAGCCTTCCGTAGTCGGCATCAGCTCCTGCTCTTTGGCAGCCTGAAGAATCCACTGACGCTGCTCGCGGTTACCGGCCACATACATTTTGATCGTTTTTGTATCGTAATATTTACTGTATCGGGTCAGTACATCACGCGCATGATCCAGATCCTGAATATTTTCTGACCAGAAGACGCCCGGTCCGGTTTGATAAATTCTTGGACCGATAATGTTTCCGGCCGTCACCTGATCGGAATAGGTAATCAAATCCGTTGTTCCGGTTTGAGGGTCACGCAGAGTGGTAACACCGTACGCCAGATTCGCAAGGAACGACCAGATCTGTGGCTGATGCAGATTTCGGTACGGACGAACATGCGCGTGGGTATCCACAAACCCCGGCACGATCGTCTTGCCGCTCATATCACGTACATCCGCATTCGATGGAATATCAACGGAACCGCGCTCACCTACCGCTGCAATTCGGTTGTTTTCAATTACCAGATCGGCATTTTCGATGATCTCGTATCCGTTCATCGTAACTACGGTAGCACCGCGAAGTGCAAGTACTCCTTCAGGTGTGTCGCGATTGGCCATCACTTCAATCGTCAGCTCTTCAGCCTTGTAATCTTTTGGACGGTCACTGTCTTCCTCTTCTTTTTCTTCGGCCTCTTCTTCATCAGCCGCCTCAGAATCATCGCTTTCTTCGTCCTCTTCAGCGTCGTCCTCCTCACCCTTTTCATCATCATACTGCTCTTGTTCGCGCTTTCTTTCAGCTGCAGCATCCAGGTTATATCTGAAATGTCCATTTCCTATCGACCAGTGAACGGTTCGGCCGTCCCAGCTCCATGCCGGAAATTGTCCACCGATGTCGGTCAGCTTAATAGAAGGAAACGCTGCCCGATCCGGATTGGCAACGCTGATGGTTTGCGCTTCACCGGCACGAGGTACGGTTACCGTATAGATATCACTGCCAATTTCCGCCAGTGCCTGATCTCCTTCCGGTGCCATCAAAATTGTGGAGGCACGGGTAGGACTGGTTGAGCCGGGAGACGTTGGACCGGTTACCCGAAGATGTTCACGTTCATCAGTTCCATCATACCGGATTGAGATCAACCCGCGCGACGAGTGGTTCAGGTAAATTCGATCACTATTTTTGATAAAATGAGGATTTCTTCTTCCATCCGTGCTTGCAATAAAGTTTGCATCACTGCCGTCGGATGAAATCCATATTAAATCATCTGCAGAAAATGGCACAAATGGTCCCGGTGCAGATGTAAAGTTACGCTCGCTGCCGCGTACAGCTACGATTCGATCCTGTGTCTTCGACCACGCCAGCTGCTGATACACCGCCGATTGATTAGTTAAACGCTCAGCATTTCGCCTGCCATCAGCACGCTTGCGGTAAATATGTCCGCCTTCATCAGGATGCCAGGTCGCAAAGGCAATCCATCGGCCATCGGGCGACCATGTTGGGAATGCCTTCACACTGTTCAGTTCAGTAAGTTTTCTTGGAGTTCCATCCGGCAGATCCATGACATAGAGATCATTCAAAACAGTAAACGCGAGCTGTGTTCCATCTGGAGAAGGAACCGCATCGCGAACCTGACGAACCACAAACTGCTCGCTATCCTCAATCGGGTATTTAAATTCCAAGCGCGGCCCCAACTCAATTTCTGTGTCTACTTCAAAAGGAATCTCCACAGCATCACCCTCTGCATCAACCGGAATTTTCCAGAATTTTCCGCCGTATGTTGTAACTACATGTTGATTGTCGGGTGTAAACGACATGGAGGGAAGCACATCACGGGTTGCTCGGCTCTCCTGATCATCCCGCTGGATCGGATAAGCCAACCAGCGCTCTTCACCTGATTCCAGATCACGAAGTACCAGTCCCGTCTCATTTTCGTGACGTGTTCCGTAAACCAGCCACTTTCCATCCGATGAAAGAGTTGGGCGGAAGGCCGATCCGGTTCGAGCTGTCTGGGTATGCCGCTGACCGGTCTCCAGATCTACTTTTGCAATCTGATACTGTGGTAAAATCGCGTTATAGCTCCAGTCGCCTGTCCGCTGTGAAAACCATAAATATTGATCATCTCCTCCAAATGCCGGTTCAATGGATTTTAAATTATCCGGAGTATCCATGAACTCAGTTCCGTTTCCGCCATCTACATGATACATCCAGAGTTTATGAACACCGCTTCTCAGACCGGTTCGGGCCGCGATGATGTATTTTCCATCCGGTGTAAAAATGGGGGATTGCATACGGTAATTGTTGCCGCTTGTCCGCTGTTCGGTTTCCATGGTTTCCAGATCTAAAATCCAGACGTTGTCTCCGCCGCTTCGGTCCGAAATAAACACAATTTTATCTCCGTCCGGGTTGTACGATGGTTGTGCATCAAATGCCATTCCGTGGGTGAGCTGTACCGCCTCTCCCCCTTCGATTGGAAGCTCAAACAGGTTCCCCATAAATTCGAAGACCATTTTTTCTCCGGAGGGATGAATATCCAGCGACATCCAGGTTCCTTCATTTACCTGAAGATGAACAGAGCGGTCCGGTTCTATTTGTAGATCTTTATGGCTTGACTCCTCTTCGCCCTGGGTTGATTGTCCCAATGCGACAGATGTGAGCCCAAACAGCACCGTAAATAGTGCTACTGATAGCAGTCGTATCAAATTCTTCATGTTGATTGATTGGTTTTTGTTGTGATTTATCGAGCTTATAAAATTCTGAACTGTACATTTAGATTGCAAAAACGTGAATACCCACCATTGCGAGGCTGTGTAAAAAAGCCACTGAAGTACAGAAATCCACGGAGGAAACAAACCATTCCGAGATTCCGTGGCAATATCATATAACGTCAACAAAGAACATAATAAATGAAGCCCGACCTATTTGTAAAAATGATGCCGAATTCAGGGAATCCCTTAAGATATCTGCATCTTAAAATTATTATTATTATATGTCCTATTGTTCGATTTGAGGGTGATTTATTGGATTACAAACGATGATCTACCTGAAAGAAATAACCAATGCTTGACCTGTTACAATCAAAATTGAAGCACTAAATACAAACAAAGGATTAACTTAGAATATCTATCAAATACCAGTTCCCTTCCATGTGGAGTGCTTTTACGACATAGGCAGGGGTGGGTAGACGCTGTCAGGTACCGAATGCTTTCGGCACGCTGACAGAACAAATCAAACCGAACATAAAGAAGTAGAAAAAGGAGATAACCTGAATTCAATCTTAACTTTAGAATAGATCACTCCCCTCCTTAAAAATGAGGGGACTTTTTGAGTTCAAAATTTGACTCAAAAAATCAAACTCTAGCAAAAAACATACGGAGCTACCAAACATGAAGAGACCTACAGAGGGCGGATTAAAGCACATGAGAGATTTCATGGCTGAACTGAATCTGCAAGAAGACGAATTTGAATTCTATGGAAAATATACCGGTAAAATCAGGTTGAAAGCCCTGAAAAATCGTGAGAAAGAACAGGATGGAAAACTGATTCTGGTTACGGCGATCACTCCCACTCGCGCGGGAGAAGGAAAAACACTGACCAGCATTGGTCTGGGACAAGGACTTCAGGAGATTGGGAAAAATGCGATGATCACTCTTCGTGAGCCATCTATCGGACCCGTTTTTGGAATGAAAGGCGGAGCGACCGGGGCCGGTGAATCGGAAGTATTGCCGATGGAGCGGATCAACCTCCACTTTAATGGGGATATGCACGCTATCACAACGGCACATAACCTGTTGGCGGCAATCGTAGATAACCACCTTCATCAGGGTAATGATTTAGAGATTGACCTTACCCGTCCGGTTTGGAATCGTACACTGGACATGAACGAGCGTGCGCTGCGAAACGTCGTGATCGGTCTTGGCGGATATCCGAACGGAGTACCGAGAGAATCCAATTTTATCATCACGGCCGCTTCTGAGATTATGGCCGTACTGGCACTTACCGAGAATCGAAAAGATCTGAAACGACGACTTGGAAATATGATTATCGGATATACCCGAAGTGATGAGCCGGTTCGGGCAAAAGATCTTCAGGCGGAGAAATCCCTGGCCGTGGTTCTGAATGAAGCGATTATGCCTAATTTGGTTCAGACAACCGAAGGTGTCCCTGTACTGGTTCACGCCGGACCGTTTGCAAACATCGCACACGGAACCAACAGCGTGATAGCCAACCGAATGGCGCTCAAATTTGCGGATTACGTCGTAACGGAAGCCGGATTCGGAGCTGACCTCGGAGCGGAGAAATTCTTCGATATCGTGGGGCGGCAGACCGGAATCTTTCCATCGGCCGTGGTCCTGGTTGCTACCGTAAAAGCACTGAAGTGGCACGGCGGTGTGGGCATGGACGACATAAACAAAGAAGATGTGACCGCACTTGAAAAAGGAATCGTAAATCTGGAAAAACATATCGAGAATGTCCGAAAATTTGGAGCAAATGTGGTGGTAGCCATCAATCGGTTTGATGACGACACCGATAAGGAGATCGCCTGGATTCAGAATTGGTGCTCACAACAAGGTGTGGCCTGTGTCCCCCATACGGCATTTAAGGATGGCGGAAAAGGAACCGCAAAGCTGGCTAAAGAGGTTGTGAAAGCGGCAGAAACGCCTTCGGATGTTAAACCAATTTACGATGTTGAGCTTCCGGTTGAGGAAAAAATCATGACCATTGCGAAAGAGATTTACGGTGCTGATGATATCTATTTTGAAACGAAAGCTGAAAAAGAGCTGTCCCGTTTCAAGCGGATGGGCTACGACAAACTGCCGGTCTGCATCGCCAAAACACAGAGTTCACTGAGTGATCAGAAAAATAAATTGGGTGCACCCAAGGACTGGACACTGACGGTGACAGACATTCGCCTTTCAGCCGGAGCGGAGTTTTTGGTTGTTGTTTGCGGAAACATGATGCTAATGCCCGGCCTTCCAAAAGTACCCGCCGCCTACAATATGGACGTGGATGAGGAAGGAAACATCAGCGGATTGTTTTAAATGATTAAGCCACGGAATCACAGAATTGCACGGAAGAGTTTCTATGTATCATTCCGTGTTTCTGTGGCAATTGTTTAATCTATGACGCTGTCAGGATCCGCCTACCGGCGGAACGCTTACAGGTCTTTTGAAGAAAAATAAAACCCCTTTAATCTTACGACTGAAGGGGTTTTTATCTTAAACAGTATTAGCTGATAATTCTGTACTAATCCTCACTTTTATTAAGGAACATGGCATCCACGGAAAACCTGCCGCTGCCCATAAGTGCAAGTGATAACGTAGTAATTAACATTAATAAATCAACCCGAACGCCTGCACTCGAAATATCGAAATCCCCCAGTTTGGTAGTAAAAATTGCCACTACCATAATGAAGGCTAACAGTAAATTTGGAATGCGAGCTTTGACCCCAAAAAGTACCATAAGGCCACCTACAAATTCCGTCAAGGCTACAACCCATGCCATAATACCTGCCATTGGTATACCTAAATCACCAAAAAATCCCTGCACACCTTCAATGCCATTCAGTTTGCCCCAACCGGCTACTACAAAAACCAATGCTACACCGATTCGAAGCAGCAATAACGCTAAATCATGATTTTTTGATAGAGTTGAGTCGTTCATATCTGTCTCCAGTTTGTTTTGGATTAATTGTTTGATATCAAACTACTTCTATAAATTAATCCGAAAGTTGAATTTTGCAAATTGTTGGAATGACCTATTCATGGCTTACATATTCAAGCCGGGAATTTA
This is a stretch of genomic DNA from Rhodohalobacter barkolensis. It encodes these proteins:
- a CDS encoding DoxX family protein, which codes for MNDSTLSKNHDLALLLLRIGVALVFVVAGWGKLNGIEGVQGFFGDLGIPMAGIMAWVVALTEFVGGLMVLFGVKARIPNLLLAFIMVVAIFTTKLGDFDISSAGVRVDLLMLITTLSLALMGSGRFSVDAMFLNKSED
- a CDS encoding formate--tetrahydrofolate ligase; this translates as MKRPTEGGLKHMRDFMAELNLQEDEFEFYGKYTGKIRLKALKNREKEQDGKLILVTAITPTRAGEGKTLTSIGLGQGLQEIGKNAMITLREPSIGPVFGMKGGATGAGESEVLPMERINLHFNGDMHAITTAHNLLAAIVDNHLHQGNDLEIDLTRPVWNRTLDMNERALRNVVIGLGGYPNGVPRESNFIITAASEIMAVLALTENRKDLKRRLGNMIIGYTRSDEPVRAKDLQAEKSLAVVLNEAIMPNLVQTTEGVPVLVHAGPFANIAHGTNSVIANRMALKFADYVVTEAGFGADLGAEKFFDIVGRQTGIFPSAVVLVATVKALKWHGGVGMDDINKEDVTALEKGIVNLEKHIENVRKFGANVVVAINRFDDDTDKEIAWIQNWCSQQGVACVPHTAFKDGGKGTAKLAKEVVKAAETPSDVKPIYDVELPVEEKIMTIAKEIYGADDIYFETKAEKELSRFKRMGYDKLPVCIAKTQSSLSDQKNKLGAPKDWTLTVTDIRLSAGAEFLVVVCGNMMLMPGLPKVPAAYNMDVDEEGNISGLF